One genomic region from Proteus vulgaris encodes:
- a CDS encoding phosphoribulokinase: MSIKHPIIAVTGSSGAGTTTTSQAFRKIFQQLNANAALIDGDSFHRYTRPEMDMAIRKAREQGRHISYFGPEANDFSLLSKTLSQYSDTGQGQSRKYLHSYDEATPYNQLPGTFTPWEPLANNTDVLFYEGLHGGVVTNEHDVAQHVDLLVGVVPIVNLEWIQKLIRDTTERGHSQEAVRDSVVRSMDDYISYIIPQFSRTHINFQRVPTVDTSNPFSAKAIPTLDESFIVIRFRGLTDIDFPYLLAMLHGSFMSTINTIVVPGGKLGLAMELIMAPLVKKLLNGEKIS; encoded by the coding sequence ATGTCAATTAAGCATCCTATCATCGCAGTGACTGGCTCAAGCGGTGCAGGAACCACCACAACAAGCCAAGCTTTTCGTAAAATATTCCAACAACTCAATGCAAATGCTGCATTGATTGATGGAGATAGTTTTCATCGCTATACCCGTCCTGAAATGGATATGGCGATAAGAAAAGCTAGAGAACAAGGCAGACATATCAGTTATTTTGGCCCTGAAGCAAATGATTTTAGCTTACTGAGTAAGACCTTAAGTCAATATAGCGATACAGGACAAGGACAATCTCGCAAATATCTACACTCTTATGATGAAGCAACTCCTTACAACCAATTACCGGGAACATTTACCCCTTGGGAGCCATTAGCTAATAATACTGATGTTCTCTTTTATGAAGGATTGCACGGTGGCGTTGTTACCAACGAACATGATGTAGCTCAACATGTTGATTTATTGGTCGGTGTTGTTCCTATCGTCAACCTAGAGTGGATACAAAAGCTTATTCGAGACACGACAGAAAGAGGACACTCACAAGAGGCGGTAAGAGATTCCGTTGTACGCTCAATGGATGATTATATTAGCTACATTATTCCTCAATTCTCACGCACTCATATTAACTTCCAACGTGTTCCGACTGTTGATACTTCGAACCCTTTTTCTGCCAAAGCAATTCCCACTCTCGATGAAAGCTTTATTGTTATTCGTTTTCGTGGTTTAACTGATATTGATTTTCCCTATTTACTTGCGATGTTACATGGCTCGTTTATGTCAACAATAAACACTATTGTTGTACCGGGCGGGAAATTAGGATTAGCGATGGAATTAATTATGGCACCATTAGTCAAAAAATTATTAAATGGCGAAAAGATAAGTTAA
- a CDS encoding OsmC family protein, whose protein sequence is MEARVKWVEDLSFVGESSSGHQIMMDGNSGDKAPSPMEMVLIAAGGCSAIDVVSILRKGRHQVTDCEVKLTSERREEAPRLFTDINLHFIVSGKELTDKIVERAVQLSAEKYCSVSLMLGKAANITHSFEIKDAD, encoded by the coding sequence ATGGAAGCACGAGTTAAGTGGGTTGAAGATTTATCTTTTGTCGGCGAATCTTCATCTGGCCATCAAATTATGATGGATGGGAATTCGGGCGATAAAGCCCCAAGCCCAATGGAAATGGTATTAATTGCTGCGGGTGGATGTAGTGCTATTGATGTCGTAAGTATTTTACGTAAAGGGCGTCATCAAGTAACTGATTGTGAAGTGAAATTAACATCAGAGCGCCGTGAAGAAGCCCCTCGTTTATTTACTGATATCAATTTACATTTTATTGTTTCAGGTAAAGAATTAACGGATAAAATCGTAGAACGAGCCGTTCAATTATCCGCAGAAAAATATTGTTCTGTTTCCTTAATGTTAGGAAAAGCAGCCAATATTACGCATTCATTTGAAATAAAAGATGCCGACTAA
- the crp gene encoding cAMP-activated global transcriptional regulator CRP: MVLGKPQTDPTLEWFLSHCHIHKYPSKSTLIHQGEKAETLYYIVKGSVAVLIKDEEGKEMILSYLNQGDFIGELGLFEEDQERSAWVRAKTACEVAEISYKKFRQLIQVNPDILMRLSAQMANRLQTTSEKVGNLAFLDVTGRIAQTLLNLAKQPDAMTHPDGMQIKITRQEIGQIVGCSRETVGRILKMLEDQNLISAHGKTIVVYGTR, translated from the coding sequence ATGGTTCTCGGCAAGCCGCAAACAGACCCGACTCTTGAATGGTTTTTGTCACACTGCCATATTCACAAATATCCATCCAAGAGCACGCTGATCCACCAAGGTGAGAAAGCGGAAACACTTTATTATATTGTTAAAGGTTCCGTGGCTGTTCTTATTAAAGATGAAGAAGGAAAAGAAATGATCCTCTCCTACCTAAATCAGGGGGATTTCATCGGTGAACTTGGATTATTTGAAGAAGATCAAGAACGTAGTGCATGGGTTCGAGCAAAAACAGCCTGTGAAGTAGCAGAAATTTCCTATAAAAAATTCCGCCAATTAATTCAGGTTAACCCTGATATTCTGATGCGCCTTTCTGCTCAAATGGCGAACAGATTACAAACAACATCAGAAAAAGTAGGTAACCTTGCTTTCCTTGATGTAACAGGTCGTATTGCACAAACCTTATTAAACTTAGCAAAACAACCCGATGCAATGACGCATCCTGATGGCATGCAAATTAAAATTACACGTCAGGAAATTGGTCAAATCGTTGGTTGTTCACGCGAAACTGTAGGCCGTATTCTGAAAATGCTGGAAGATCAAAACTTGATCTCCGCACACGGTAAAACTATCGTCGTTTACGGGACTCGTTAA
- the argD gene encoding bifunctional acetylornithine/succinyldiaminopimelate transaminase has protein sequence MTKQSINRATYDQVMLPIYSPAEFIPVKGMGSRVWDQQGKSYIDFAGGIAVLALGHAHPALNQALKEQSEQLWHVSNIFTNEPALRLAQKLIDNTFAERVFFANSGAEANEAAFKLARHYAITRHSPYKTKIIAFHNAFHGRTLFTVSVGGQPKYADGFGPKPADIVHVPFNDLDAVKAVMDDHTCAVVLEPVQGEGGVTAATPEFMRGLRELCDKHQALLVLDEVQTGMGRTGKLFAYMNYDVTPDIITTAKALGSGFPLSAMLTTYEIASAMGVGTHGTTYGGNPLACAVGNVAFDLINTPEVLEGVEKRYQWIVDELASINQTYQVFSQIRGQGLLIGAQLAPQYKGKAKELLGLAAKHGLMMLNAGADVMRFTPSLIITQEELQEGMVALKAAIAEFVKG, from the coding sequence ATGACAAAGCAAAGCATCAACAGGGCAACTTACGATCAAGTAATGTTGCCAATTTATTCACCCGCAGAATTTATTCCTGTTAAAGGGATGGGTAGCCGTGTTTGGGATCAGCAAGGAAAATCGTATATCGATTTTGCTGGTGGTATTGCGGTTTTAGCACTAGGGCATGCCCATCCTGCTCTAAATCAAGCCTTAAAAGAACAAAGTGAGCAACTTTGGCACGTCAGTAATATTTTCACGAATGAACCTGCATTACGTTTAGCACAAAAATTAATAGATAACACATTTGCAGAACGTGTCTTTTTTGCCAATTCTGGCGCAGAAGCAAATGAAGCCGCATTTAAATTGGCTCGCCATTATGCCATTACTCGCCATAGCCCTTATAAAACAAAAATTATTGCCTTTCACAATGCATTTCATGGCAGAACGCTGTTTACAGTATCTGTTGGTGGACAACCTAAATATGCGGATGGTTTTGGTCCTAAGCCTGCCGATATCGTGCATGTTCCGTTTAATGACTTAGATGCCGTTAAAGCGGTAATGGATGACCACACTTGCGCCGTTGTTTTAGAGCCAGTTCAAGGTGAAGGTGGCGTAACAGCAGCAACGCCTGAGTTTATGAGAGGGCTACGTGAGTTGTGCGATAAGCATCAAGCACTGCTTGTTCTTGATGAAGTACAAACAGGTATGGGGCGTACCGGCAAGCTTTTTGCCTATATGAACTATGATGTGACACCAGATATTATTACAACCGCCAAAGCGCTGGGAAGTGGTTTCCCACTCAGTGCGATGTTAACAACATATGAGATAGCTTCTGCAATGGGTGTTGGAACTCATGGTACAACTTATGGTGGCAATCCATTAGCTTGTGCAGTGGGCAATGTCGCATTTGATTTAATTAATACACCTGAGGTACTTGAGGGTGTCGAAAAGCGCTATCAATGGATTGTGGATGAGCTAGCGTCAATCAATCAAACGTATCAGGTCTTTTCGCAAATCCGTGGACAAGGTTTATTGATTGGTGCGCAATTAGCGCCACAATATAAAGGTAAAGCCAAAGAGTTACTCGGTCTTGCTGCTAAACATGGCTTAATGATGTTAAATGCAGGAGCTGATGTGATGCGTTTTACACCGTCGTTAATTATTACCCAAGAAGAGCTACAAGAAGGAATGGTGGCATTAAAAGCGGCTATCGCAGAATTTGTAAAAGGGTAG
- a CDS encoding aminodeoxychorismate synthase component II, whose product MLLLIDNYDSFTYNLYQYFCELGAEVVVKRNDEIGLKEIEKMMPAHLVISPGPCTPDEAGISLEAIQRFAGEIPILGVCLGHQAIGQAFGASVIRAREVMHGKNSLIHHNQQGVFKGLNRPLSVTRYHSLVIDATTLPVPFEVTAWSQHDGNVDEIMGIRHRTLPIEGVQFHPESILSEQGHELLNNFLKY is encoded by the coding sequence ATGCTGTTACTTATTGATAATTACGACTCGTTTACCTACAACCTCTATCAGTATTTCTGTGAATTGGGTGCTGAGGTTGTTGTTAAGCGTAACGATGAGATCGGACTTAAAGAGATAGAAAAGATGATGCCAGCACATCTTGTTATCTCGCCAGGACCTTGTACTCCTGATGAAGCCGGGATCTCTCTTGAGGCTATACAGCGGTTTGCCGGTGAAATTCCTATTCTTGGGGTTTGTCTTGGACATCAAGCGATAGGGCAAGCTTTTGGTGCATCGGTTATCAGAGCACGAGAAGTGATGCATGGTAAAAATTCATTAATACATCATAACCAACAAGGTGTTTTTAAGGGACTGAATCGACCTTTAAGTGTGACGCGTTACCACTCTTTAGTGATTGATGCGACAACATTACCAGTACCTTTTGAAGTGACGGCATGGAGCCAACATGATGGAAATGTTGATGAAATTATGGGAATTCGCCATCGTACACTTCCAATTGAAGGGGTTCAATTTCACCCAGAAAGTATTTTAAGTGAACAAGGACATGAGCTATTAAATAATTTCCTTAAATATTAA
- the ppiA gene encoding peptidylprolyl isomerase A, with product MLKRFLVTFVTACTLTTATFAMATGETFVKLVTSEGNIEISLDNKKAPITTKNFIQYVEDGYYNGTTFHRVIPGFMVQGGGFTADLQQKQTRAPIKNEADNGLRNVKGSIAMARTSDKDSATSQFFINVADNAFLDHGQRDFGYAVFGKVVKGMDVVDKISQTPTRNIGPYQNVPVKTVTILSAEVVKQ from the coding sequence ATGTTAAAACGTTTTCTTGTCACCTTCGTTACCGCTTGCACTTTAACAACAGCGACTTTTGCAATGGCAACGGGAGAAACCTTCGTTAAATTAGTCACCTCTGAAGGCAATATTGAAATATCACTGGATAATAAAAAAGCCCCAATTACAACGAAAAATTTTATTCAGTATGTCGAAGATGGATACTATAACGGCACCACTTTTCATCGTGTTATTCCAGGTTTTATGGTTCAAGGCGGTGGTTTTACTGCTGATTTACAGCAGAAACAAACCAGAGCGCCAATTAAAAATGAAGCCGACAATGGTTTACGCAATGTAAAAGGTTCTATTGCCATGGCGCGCACGTCAGATAAAGACAGCGCAACCAGCCAGTTCTTTATTAATGTGGCTGATAATGCATTTTTAGATCACGGCCAGCGTGATTTTGGCTATGCCGTATTTGGTAAAGTTGTGAAAGGAATGGATGTTGTTGATAAAATTTCACAAACTCCAACTCGTAATATTGGACCTTACCAAAATGTGCCTGTAAAAACGGTCACTATTTTATCTGCGGAAGTCGTAAAACAATAA
- the yihA gene encoding ribosome biogenesis GTP-binding protein YihA/YsxC has product MAQFNYQKAHFIISAPDIRHLPLDTGIEIAFAGRSNAGKSSALNALTQQNGLARTSKTPGRTQLINLFQIEEGLRLVDLPGYGYAQVPEEMKRKWQRSLGEYLQKRECLKGVVILMDIRHPLKDLDMQMIDWAVGSELPTLVLLTKADKLASGARKKQLMSVREELANKVGDIRVEYFSSLKKIGIDKLRNTLNEWFSGSEEQPTNDDNA; this is encoded by the coding sequence ATGGCCCAATTTAACTACCAAAAAGCACATTTCATCATCAGTGCGCCTGATATCCGTCATTTACCACTAGATACAGGAATTGAAATTGCCTTTGCGGGTCGCTCTAATGCCGGTAAATCCAGTGCTTTAAATGCGTTAACCCAACAAAATGGATTAGCCAGAACCAGTAAAACGCCAGGCCGTACTCAATTAATCAACCTTTTCCAAATTGAAGAAGGTTTACGCTTAGTCGATTTACCCGGCTACGGCTATGCTCAAGTTCCTGAAGAAATGAAACGTAAGTGGCAACGCTCTTTAGGTGAATACCTACAAAAAAGAGAGTGCCTAAAAGGTGTCGTTATTTTAATGGATATCCGTCACCCATTAAAAGATCTTGATATGCAAATGATTGACTGGGCTGTAGGCTCAGAACTTCCTACTCTGGTTTTACTGACTAAAGCAGATAAACTCGCATCAGGTGCGCGTAAAAAGCAGTTAATGAGCGTACGTGAAGAGCTGGCAAATAAAGTAGGCGATATCCGCGTAGAATATTTTTCATCATTGAAAAAAATTGGTATTGATAAGCTACGTAACACACTTAATGAATGGTTTTCAGGTTCAGAAGAGCAGCCTACAAATGATGATAACGCTTAA
- the def gene encoding peptide deformylase — protein MAVLTLLRFPDERLRRVAVPVEKVDDEIRTLIDDMIETMYAERGIGLAAPQVNVSKRIVVIDVSENRDQPIALINPEIISTEDEVMDMMDGCLSIPDSFAPTERYRFLKVKALDRNGDEIELEASDLFAGCIQHELDHLDGKLFIDHLSPLKRQRIEKKQKKLSKLIDSQVA, from the coding sequence ATGGCTGTATTAACGCTCCTGCGTTTTCCAGATGAGCGTCTGCGTAGAGTCGCAGTACCAGTGGAAAAAGTAGATGACGAAATACGCACATTAATCGATGACATGATTGAAACCATGTATGCAGAACGAGGTATTGGCTTAGCGGCACCTCAGGTTAATGTATCTAAACGCATTGTTGTAATTGATGTTTCTGAAAACCGAGATCAACCGATTGCACTTATCAATCCTGAAATTATCAGCACTGAAGATGAAGTGATGGATATGATGGATGGGTGTCTATCTATTCCAGATTCTTTTGCCCCAACAGAGCGTTACCGCTTCTTAAAGGTTAAGGCATTGGATAGAAATGGTGATGAAATTGAACTTGAAGCCTCTGATTTGTTTGCAGGCTGCATTCAGCATGAGTTAGACCATCTTGATGGCAAACTCTTTATTGACCATTTATCTCCGTTAAAACGTCAACGTATTGAGAAAAAACAGAAGAAATTGAGCAAACTGATCGACTCACAAGTTGCTTAA
- the polA gene encoding DNA polymerase I: MVQIAENPFILVDGSSYLYRAYHAFPPLTNSQGEPTGAMYGVLNMLRSLIIQYKPSHVAVVFDAKGKTFRDELYEEYKSNRPPMPDDLREQIAPLHEMVQAMGLPLLSISGVEADDVIGTLALKAAADGRDVLISTGDKDMAQLVTPKITLINTMTNVILGPDEVKEKYGVPPELIIDFLALMGDSSDNIPGVPGVGEKTALGLLQGLGSLDDIYQQLDNIATLSFRGAKTLGAKMAEHEKVAKLSYKLATIKTDVELDKTFDDLVVNEPNLDQLLDMFTRYEFKRWISDLQNGGWLAQRSTHKVAVPYTSETVKPKEVPASANFPVITQENYEAVLTHESLARWVELLKKAPAFAFDTETDSLNNIDARLVGLSFAIEPGKAAYIPLRHEYLDAPDQLPVNDVLAALKPILEDKNILKIGQNLKFDRGIMENEGIELNGIHFDTMLESYVLNSVSNRHDMDTLAEKHLNHKTTTFEEIAGKGKGQLTFNQIEVEQATLYAAEDADITLLLHQALYPQIEAIEPLKHVYRDIEMPLVPVLSRMERKGVLIDAQVLAAQSQEITQRLAEIEKETFALAGQEFNLSSPKQLQEILFDKLQLPVIKKTPKGAPSTNEEVLEELAHSHELPRLILEHRGLAKLKSTYTDKLPLMVNSKTKRVHTSYHQAVTATGRLSSRDPNLQNIPVRNEEGRRIRQAFIAREGFKIVAADYSQIELRIMAHLSQDKGLLDAFAQGKDIHRATASEVFGIPLEEVTSEQRRSAKAINFGLIYGMSAFGLSQQIGVERREAQRYMDLYFERYPGVLDYMERTRKQASEQGYVETLDGRRLYLPEINSKNAIRRKASEREAINAPMQGTAADIIKKAMIAVDNWICNECPDYVHMIMQVHDELVFEVRESYLENANIMIHKLMESSMELAIPLKVEVGVGNNWDEAH, encoded by the coding sequence ATGGTCCAGATAGCAGAAAACCCCTTTATCCTTGTAGATGGCTCCTCATATCTTTACCGCGCCTATCATGCATTTCCACCGCTAACCAATAGCCAAGGTGAGCCAACTGGTGCGATGTATGGCGTGTTGAACATGTTACGTAGCCTGATAATACAGTATAAACCAAGCCATGTTGCGGTTGTGTTTGACGCTAAAGGTAAAACATTCCGTGATGAGTTGTATGAGGAATATAAATCTAATCGTCCTCCAATGCCGGATGATTTACGTGAGCAGATAGCGCCTTTACATGAGATGGTGCAAGCAATGGGTTTACCCTTGTTATCTATTTCAGGCGTGGAAGCAGATGACGTTATTGGAACATTGGCACTAAAAGCGGCGGCTGATGGACGTGATGTTTTAATAAGCACAGGTGATAAAGACATGGCGCAATTAGTGACGCCAAAGATCACGCTTATTAATACCATGACCAACGTTATTTTAGGCCCTGATGAAGTTAAAGAAAAATATGGCGTTCCTCCTGAACTGATTATTGATTTCCTCGCATTAATGGGTGATTCATCAGATAACATCCCTGGTGTTCCGGGTGTGGGTGAGAAAACCGCATTAGGTCTTTTACAAGGACTTGGTAGTTTAGATGATATCTATCAACAGCTTGATAATATCGCAACCTTGAGTTTCCGTGGTGCCAAAACACTTGGCGCAAAAATGGCGGAGCATGAGAAAGTGGCAAAACTTTCTTATAAGCTGGCAACGATTAAAACGGATGTTGAACTCGATAAAACGTTTGATGATTTAGTGGTTAATGAGCCAAATTTAGATCAACTATTAGATATGTTCACGCGTTATGAATTTAAACGCTGGATAAGTGATCTTCAAAATGGTGGCTGGTTAGCACAACGTAGTACACACAAAGTCGCAGTGCCTTACACCTCAGAAACTGTAAAACCCAAAGAAGTACCTGCGTCAGCTAATTTCCCTGTTATTACACAAGAGAATTATGAAGCTGTCTTAACGCACGAGAGCTTAGCGCGATGGGTTGAGCTTCTCAAAAAGGCACCGGCATTTGCATTCGATACAGAAACTGACAGCTTAAATAATATTGATGCTCGCTTAGTCGGATTGTCTTTTGCTATTGAGCCGGGTAAAGCCGCTTATATTCCACTGCGTCATGAGTATTTAGATGCTCCAGACCAGCTTCCAGTTAATGATGTACTAGCGGCATTAAAACCTATTTTAGAAGATAAAAATATTCTAAAAATTGGGCAAAACTTGAAGTTTGACCGCGGTATTATGGAAAATGAAGGTATCGAATTAAACGGTATCCATTTTGATACAATGTTGGAATCTTACGTATTAAATAGCGTAAGTAATCGACATGATATGGATACGTTGGCTGAAAAACATTTAAACCATAAAACCACAACATTTGAAGAGATAGCAGGTAAAGGTAAAGGCCAACTGACTTTTAACCAAATCGAGGTTGAGCAAGCAACGTTATATGCTGCTGAAGATGCGGATATCACTTTATTACTTCATCAAGCGTTGTATCCTCAAATAGAAGCCATCGAGCCTCTTAAACATGTTTACCGCGATATCGAAATGCCATTAGTTCCTGTGCTTTCTAGAATGGAACGCAAAGGGGTATTAATTGATGCTCAAGTGTTAGCTGCTCAATCTCAAGAGATCACACAACGTTTAGCTGAAATTGAAAAAGAGACATTTGCGTTAGCGGGACAAGAGTTTAATCTCTCTTCACCTAAACAGTTACAAGAAATCTTATTTGATAAACTGCAATTGCCAGTTATCAAGAAAACCCCGAAAGGGGCACCATCCACCAATGAAGAAGTATTGGAAGAGTTAGCGCATAGCCATGAATTACCTCGCTTAATTTTAGAGCATCGTGGTCTTGCAAAACTAAAATCAACCTATACTGATAAATTGCCATTAATGGTGAATAGTAAGACGAAGCGTGTACATACTTCATATCATCAAGCGGTGACGGCAACGGGTCGTTTATCTTCTCGCGATCCGAATCTTCAAAATATCCCAGTGAGAAATGAAGAAGGACGTCGAATTCGCCAAGCATTTATTGCGCGTGAAGGTTTTAAAATTGTTGCTGCCGACTATTCACAAATCGAATTGCGGATCATGGCGCATTTATCGCAAGATAAAGGTTTGTTAGATGCCTTTGCGCAAGGTAAAGATATTCACCGTGCAACCGCATCTGAAGTATTTGGTATACCTTTAGAGGAAGTGACCTCTGAACAACGTCGTAGTGCGAAAGCGATCAACTTTGGTCTTATTTATGGCATGAGTGCATTTGGCTTATCACAACAGATTGGTGTTGAGAGAAGAGAAGCTCAGCGTTATATGGATCTCTATTTTGAACGTTACCCTGGTGTCTTGGACTATATGGAGCGCACACGTAAACAAGCTTCTGAACAAGGCTATGTTGAAACGTTAGATGGTCGTCGTCTCTATTTACCAGAAATAAATTCAAAGAATGCAATTCGTCGTAAAGCTTCAGAGCGTGAGGCAATCAATGCCCCAATGCAGGGTACTGCTGCTGATATCATCAAAAAAGCGATGATTGCTGTGGATAACTGGATTTGCAATGAATGCCCTGATTATGTGCATATGATTATGCAAGTACACGATGAATTAGTATTTGAAGTGCGAGAGTCTTACTTAGAGAACGCAAATATCATGATCCACAAATTAATGGAAAGCAGTATGGAATTAGCTATTCCGTTAAAAGTTGAAGTGGGTGTAGGTAATAATTGGGATGAAGCACACTAG
- the dsbA gene encoding thiol:disulfide interchange protein DsbA, which yields MKKIWLALASMVLAFSVSAADISEGKQYTNLSKPVASAPDVVEFFSFYCPHCYQFSEVYKVNSTVEKNAPENTNVVRYHVDFLGPLGKDLTRSWAVAMALGVEDQVSPVLFKGIQETQSIRSVDDIRNAFINAGVKGEDYDAAMNSFVVNSLVSQQQNAVADFQINGVPAMIIGGKYKMKNDGISAKSPEEYAKTYSEIVNQLLLKK from the coding sequence ATGAAAAAGATTTGGCTGGCGTTAGCAAGTATGGTATTGGCATTCAGTGTTTCTGCTGCCGATATTTCTGAAGGAAAACAGTACACTAACCTTTCTAAACCTGTTGCTTCGGCGCCTGATGTTGTTGAGTTTTTCTCTTTTTATTGCCCACACTGCTATCAGTTCTCTGAAGTGTATAAAGTTAATAGCACTGTAGAAAAGAATGCGCCAGAAAATACCAATGTTGTTCGCTATCACGTTGATTTTTTAGGGCCTTTAGGTAAAGATTTAACGCGTTCTTGGGCTGTGGCAATGGCATTAGGTGTTGAAGATCAAGTTTCTCCAGTTTTATTTAAAGGAATTCAAGAGACTCAATCTATCCGTTCTGTAGACGATATCCGTAATGCCTTTATTAACGCTGGCGTTAAAGGCGAAGATTATGATGCTGCAATGAATAGCTTTGTGGTGAATTCTTTAGTTAGCCAACAACAAAACGCTGTCGCTGATTTCCAAATCAATGGTGTTCCAGCCATGATAATTGGCGGTAAATATAAAATGAAAAATGATGGTATCAGCGCAAAATCACCAGAAGAGTATGCAAAAACATATTCCGAGATTGTGAATCAATTATTGCTGAAAAAATAA
- a CDS encoding serine/threonine protein kinase, with protein sequence MEMSASFNFQGLSPDHIWDALVKIGFYPESGLTELNSYENRVFQFMDEHRQRYVVKFYRPQRWSYEQIKEEHEFVLALKEAEVSVAAPLMINSETIHLSDDGFYFAIFPSIGGRAYETDNLFQLEEVGRTLGRIHQIGRKKSYEYRPTVSIAEYLIAPKLEFESSALIPNNLKPQFIEVIDKLIHDVRPRIEDSAWQILRLHGDCHPGNILWRDEVVMVDFDDSRMGPAVQDFWMLLNGSRQEQVMQLDTILESYYEYQDFDLRELSLIEPLRAMRMVHYLAWVLKRWNDPAFPRAFVWFKEQDFWFKQLALFKGQVEQLNEPPLQLSPMY encoded by the coding sequence ATGGAAATGTCTGCCTCATTTAATTTTCAGGGACTTTCACCTGATCACATTTGGGACGCGTTAGTTAAAATTGGTTTTTATCCTGAATCAGGGTTAACGGAATTAAATAGCTATGAAAATCGTGTTTTTCAATTTATGGATGAACATCGACAACGTTATGTGGTGAAATTTTATCGCCCTCAACGCTGGTCGTATGAACAAATAAAAGAAGAACATGAATTTGTTTTAGCATTAAAAGAGGCTGAAGTATCCGTTGCTGCCCCTTTAATGATTAATAGTGAGACAATTCATCTTTCTGATGATGGCTTTTATTTTGCAATATTCCCCAGCATAGGGGGAAGAGCATATGAAACTGATAATTTATTTCAACTAGAAGAAGTAGGACGCACATTAGGGCGCATTCATCAAATAGGTAGAAAAAAGAGTTATGAGTATCGACCGACAGTTTCTATTGCAGAATATCTGATAGCGCCAAAATTAGAATTTGAAAGTAGTGCGTTAATTCCTAATAACCTCAAACCCCAATTTATAGAGGTTATAGATAAACTTATTCATGATGTGCGTCCTAGAATTGAGGACTCTGCATGGCAAATATTACGGCTACATGGTGATTGCCATCCCGGTAATATATTGTGGCGTGATGAAGTTGTAATGGTTGATTTTGATGATTCCCGAATGGGACCTGCGGTACAAGACTTTTGGATGCTATTAAACGGCTCACGGCAAGAGCAGGTTATGCAATTAGATACGATCCTTGAGTCTTATTATGAATACCAAGATTTTGATTTACGTGAATTATCATTAATTGAACCACTAAGAGCGATGAGAATGGTGCATTACCTCGCATGGGTATTAAAACGCTGGAATGATCCTGCTTTCCCTCGCGCTTTTGTTTGGTTTAAAGAGCAAGATTTCTGGTTTAAACAATTAGCCTTATTCAAGGGACAAGTGGAGCAATTAAATGAGCCTCCTTTACAACTTAGTCCAATGTATTAA
- a CDS encoding YihD family protein has protein sequence MKCHRLNEVMELLHPVWEENSDLNLVQLLQKLADEAGFKGQLSDLTDDILIYHLKMRGSAPTDVIPGLKKDYEEDFKTAILRARGVIKD, from the coding sequence ATGAAATGTCACCGTCTTAATGAAGTTATGGAATTACTGCACCCAGTTTGGGAAGAGAATTCTGATTTAAACTTAGTTCAATTATTGCAGAAACTGGCTGATGAAGCGGGTTTTAAAGGTCAATTATCTGATCTGACTGATGATATTTTGATTTACCATCTGAAAATGCGTGGTTCAGCACCAACAGATGTGATACCAGGACTGAAAAAAGATTACGAAGAAGATTTTAAAACCGCCATTTTACGTGCTCGTGGCGTGATTAAAGATTAA